DNA sequence from the Piliocolobus tephrosceles isolate RC106 chromosome 9, ASM277652v3, whole genome shotgun sequence genome:
AGCGGTGTTCATCATCATTCTAAACTTTTTCCTCAAAAGAGTAACTTGatagaaatatttcagaaaattctACCTGTGTGAACCCCCCTACCcaccaaacaacccaattaaaaacaggcaaagaatctgaaaagacatttctccacTTGTATaacaaatggccagtaagcacatgaaaatatattaacagcattagtcattagggaaggCAAACCAAACAATAAGGAGATACCACTTTactattaggatggctattatcaaaacaaacaaacaaaaaacacagaaaaaataatgtgttggcaaagatgtggagaaactggaacccttcttCACTGTTGGTGCAGATGTGCAATGgtgcagccattgtggaaaacagtgtggtggtacctcaaaaaattaaatggaattaccatataatccagtaaGTCcacttatgtgtatatatgcccAACAAAATTTAAAGGAGAGACCTGAAGAGAGatttgtatacccatgttcatagcagcattattcacagtagccaaaaagtggaagcaatccAAAGGCCCACTGACAGAtgactaaagaaaatgttatagaCATAATACAATGGAAttatcagctttaaaaaaaatggaaattctgacacatgctacaatatgaatgaacTCTGAAGACACTGCcctaaatgaaataagacaatcaTAAAAGGGCAAATATAAtaccacttacatgaggtacctaaAACAGTCAATttcatagagacaaagtagaagGGTAGTtgctgagggtgggaggaaggggagaatggggagttattgtttcatgggtatggagtttcagtttggaacgatgaaaaagttctgaagctagatggtggtaatggttgcacaacatacaaatgtatttaatgccactgaactatacatGTAAAAACAGTTAAAAcggtaaattttatatgtattttccatttaaaaaaacacaaaaaattctaCCCACGCTTTTGATCTAGAATTTCAGCTATCAGATGCTAGTtgtaataaacagaaaggaatttATATTATTAGTTAGTCCAGTATACTATAAAAACCTGGATCTTCTGATCTAGTCTATGAAGAGGAGAGCCCatcttattcctcttttttttgttttttttgagatggggtcttattctgtcacccagactggagtgcactgactcaatcacagctcactgcagccttgacctccttgggctcagatgatcctcccacctcagcctgttgagtagctgggaccagaggcatgtggcaccatgactggctaatttttgtattttttgtagagatgggattacaccatgttgcccaggctggtctcaaactcctgggctcaagagatccccttgccttggcctcctaaagtattggattataggcatgagccaccataccaggcctctttttttcatttgagactgggtctcactctgccacccaggctggagtgaagtggcgccatcacggctcaccacagctttgaacccctgggctcaagtaatcttgtctgggtctcccaaagtgctgtgattacaggcatgagccactgcgtccagccaacATATCTTATTCTAACACAGTTGACAACAGAGTCCGAAATGCATGCTAATTTCTcacgatttttaaaaaaaggtaaattaaaagTAAGCCACACAAACAAGCAGAATGTTAAATTTAGCAAAATTAATCTTCATGCTAACGAACCTTTGTGTGTCTTCCATTTCCTTCACTAGACGCTCTAAGGTATTTGTGTAAGTTCCAGGATGAACATGTTcctaaaacaagaaaatttagaaatacttTACAACATGTCTTAGTAGAAGAACTGGAATGTTTTAAGTAATTAAGGGTATGGAAgactattttctatttcaataatcTGGGCCAGGATAAAACCTTTCTTAAAGGATAATTTTCACCATCATGCTTTAAATTCAGTATTTTGCACTGCAGACAAATTGATTTTACTACCTATTAGGAAAGGCAGTACTTATAAAACCCTGCTAACTTTGAGATGTGACTGCAAACACTCAAGGACTCTGTGGCTaccctgtctttactttaaaattctattttagtaGAATCAAACTACTAATTTTTAGGTGTTACCATGGAATATTAACACCTTCCCCACCAAATTTTACAGACATCTTAGAATTTAATTCAGCTTATTCCCAAGATAGAATGaagcactttataaataaaattgcacaCCACAATCAACAACATTTCTACACTCTACCTTCATTTACAGATGTGGTCTCCAAAGCAGGGGGTGTGCAAGGTGATCCATTGGGGTgcaggaagaaaataatagaacttCTATTTATATGGAACTTCTATAGAGACTCCAGTAGAACTTAGTCTATAGTAACTTCTACGTAATTTCTATaggaaaatacttatttttctcttcttccttttaaattctgtttttgcATATGCTTTAGAAAGTACACAGTATCATAGTGGTACATATAATCTAAAGGTATACATATATGTTGGGGTACATGctcaaaaattgtttttactaATAAAAGTGTGTGTGATCAAGAGTTTGGAGACCACTGACTTAACAGTAATAAAACTAAAGATATGGAAACTCATTTACCAAACAAGAATTATTCCATTTTCAGTCCAATTATGAGTTATAACActaaattttaaagtaagttcCAATAATCCACCCCTTTCACTAATCATCTTTCCCTCTTCAAGTAAAGATAAATGTCACAGAACTACTTACTGTGTAGTCTGATGACTGAGATCTAAGCCCCTTAGAAAGAGCAGGAGGCTTTCCTGTAGTTGCAGGAGTCTGATTGAAGTTCAAAGCCATTATTTCTTCCAGTGACTTTAATGTTTCCTCTTCCTCATCACTGTCTAGGTTGTAACCTAAACTTTCTTCATCACTATCAAAATCACCCCTTAGTTTTCGTTTCAGTGCACTGCTACCTGCATTGGAATTTCCTGAACTCTCTCTTTCTGAAGGGGCTTTATCTGAAGGTGCTGCAGGGCTTGGGACACATGGCACAACTTCCAAAGCAGCAGGGGGAGACTTTGTAGGAGTGCCATATTCTGAGCGCAAAGGTCCCCCAGAAATTTTCCCTGAAGATACATTAGAATCAGCCTTATTAGTCTTTACTTTGTGTTCCTTGTGTTTGGTGGATTCTGTAGAATGCCCAGAACATTCTTTAGATGAGGAATGCTCTTTATCTCTTTTAGAAACTGGAAGAGTACAATTTTTAGCATTTAATGGTACTAGAGAGGAACCAGCACTTGGAACATGGGAAAGTAAAGGTAGTTTTGTCTCCTTCTCCTTTGTCATGGAGctagtggttttatttttctgagggtTGCTAGCTTTTTTAATTGCAGACTTTTCCTGAGGTAAAGGTAAGTGGGGTTTCTGCATCTTAGTCTCCTTGGCACCTGCCACTCGGATTTGGTCACTATTCCTGGTAGAATGGTGGCTAGAATTTGAAGGTGCTAAGCCTGCAGAAGAGCGATCAGTTTCATCATTCGGTTCCTTGGATATATCTTCTAAGCGTAACACATCACCAGGTGTCTTCAGTgcaatatgttttataaatttttctttctgatgtggTCCATCAGGACGCTTCTCAAGGAAGGACTCttttgcttttggtatcatagATTCTCTTGTGCTTTTCAGATCTGAGTCCAcagagttcctttttcttttttcagggaATTTATTCTGCTTAGAGCCtgctaaaatttaatttttcttagattAGTGAAAAATATACTTTCCAACTTTAATAAAGTTTATTCAGTGAGTGTCTAGAACACCctaatgaaatgtttaaaattctaAGTATTAAGGCTGAGATTAGTCACCATGTATGGAACACAGAAAAAGAGTTAATGTTATTTATCAACTGGATAAATACTGGTGTCCAAGAAATTTAAAGCTAATGACAAATGCTCATTTTTAATTCCAAAGCTATGAAAAGTTTACCACCTTAACATAATTAAAGATGCCACTCCCTAAAACAAACGACTGTATATTGGTACCAAGTTAAGGATTCCATAGGCACTTATGGAAATTCTTTTAGACCTAGGACTACCTGGTTGCAGAAATGTAACACTTCTACATTTAAATGTATAGTACTTTAAAACACATATAGGATAAGCAGTTGAAGGCAGATAAATGTTAacctctcattaaaaaaaaaataatcacagtGTGTCCCAAAGCAGTATGACTGGTGTACttacaaaagggaaaatttggagaCAAAGACAGACACGCACAGAGGGAATACAAAGTGAAAATACACAAGGAAAAGATGCTGTGTGACTGGAGTGATGTAGCTGTAAGtcaagaaatgctaaagattGCAGGCaaacaccagaagctagaagaggtaAGGAAGTATTCTTCCCTAGAGTTGCCAGAGACATCATGGCCCTATTGATATCCTGATTTTaaacttctagcttccagaactgtaaaacaatactttgctgttttaagccaccctggttttggcactttgttatggcagccctaggaaactaatataagCTATGTTTATTATAGCCCCATCCTGAAGTACTTTAATAACCACATACATTTGAAtgaaccagtttttaaaaattcatattgtgggctgagtgcggtgggccaaacctgtaatcccagaattttgggaggccgaggtgggcagatcacttgaggtcaggagtttgagaccagcctggccaacacggcaaaaccctgtctctactgaaaatacaaaaattagcccggcatggtggtgagtgcctgtactcccagctacttgggaggccaacacaggagaatcgcttgaacctgggaggtggaggttgcactgagctgagatggcgccactgcacgccagcctgggcaacagagcaagactccattaaaaaaaaaaaaaaaattcactttaacctggtgcagtggtgtgtgcctatatagtcccagctactcaggaggctgaggtggtaagataacttgagcccaggagttcaagaccaccctaagTACCAAagcaagacttcacctcaaaaaaacaaaacaacaacaataaaaccaaaacatTCACTATTTATACAATCAGTTATCCCCAAACCAGATTTCCCTAAATCAAATTTTCTGCACATGGACAGATGTCTCCACTCCCCAAGAGTTTGCTTGAAAAATTCACaatggctaggcacagtggctcatgcctgtaataccagaactttgggaggccaaggtgggagttcATGAGCTcaggcgaaaccctgcctctacaaaaagtacaaccCCATCAATCCCTTCTCTTATCTTTTGGCCAtgtccagtggctcatgcctataatcccagcactttgggaggctgaggcaggaggatcacttgagctcaggagtttgagaccagcttaggcaacatggtgaaacactgtctctacaaaaactacaaaaattagccgggtgcagtggcatgtgcctgtagtcccacctacttgggaggctgaggtgggaggactgcttgagccccgtAAGGCTACAGTgtgctataattgtgccactgcactccagcctgggcaccagagtgagaccttgtgtcaaaataagtaaaataaaataaagtctccCAAAACCAAACTTGAGAGTTAGGCAATTATGATTTGGATAACTTGACCAATATATAATCTgaaaaattcaatttataaaaattaactaattaattaacaAATGCCCTTATCTCTGTTCTTTTACAGATATCTCCCATTACTCGAGGAAATCATTCCATCCTATTCAGTTTTCTGGGGTTAAATGTCTTATAAAAAAGGACAGGGGTCACAGGATGAGAAATTAAATGACTAAACAAAAGAGAAGATTTGGGGTACTGATTACCGTAAGTATGAGACTACAAAAAATGAGCTACAGAGCTGCCAGTTTGAGTTTTGTTCCATTTTTCTAGAGAagtcagaaaatttaaatatagctAGAAATGAGGAGAAATTCCTGCTTTGCTCAGGAATTATCCAGGGTTGATCCAGGAGGAGACAAACACTGTTTGTAGAAGATGTTTAGGATAAGTCAGCTTATTACGAGGTTTCATCATCTAGAATTAGAGAAAAGTGAATTGGTACTGCAGGTAGGATCCCCTTTAGTAAGCTCTTCAGGTCAGGTGATTAATTGCAAAATgttcataattatttttgtatcctTTGTTCAGCCTGTAGAGAATATTTGTTTTacaacttttcaaatatttcaaatatactaatacataaaatattcatgtaaGAGAGAGATTGAGTTGGTAAAaagaaaggaggctgggcatggtggctcacccccataatcccagcactttgggaggctgaggcaggaggattgcttgagcccaggagttcaatgctgCGAGTGAGTtataatcgcaccactgcactccagcctaggaaacagtgagactccatcttaagcAAAAGGAGAAATCCAATGGCCATTAATAGGTGATTGGTTATTAATCAGTTATGAAATGTACGAGCAACGGATTAAATTTCACGTCAGAATTCAGCCAAAAGACAGGGCTCTAGAAGACCAAAGGGCCAAATGTCTATGCTAACATTACTTTTGAAATCCCTGAACTTGTATGTGATTAATGATTGCGTGATTACATACCTCACCATGACAATTGATAAGTGTATTAACAAGATGAACAAGACATAccatttggatttttatttttattttttattttttgagactgagtcttgctctgtcacccaggctggagtgcagtggcaccatctcagctcactgcaacctccgccttccaggttcaagcaattttcctgccttggcctcctgagtagctgggattacaggcatgggcaccgtgcccagctaattcttatatttttagtagagacgaggtttcaccatgttggccaggctggtctcgaactcctgacctcaggtgatccacctgcatcggcctcccaaagtgctgggattacaggcatgaatcaccgtgcctggcctggattttTAATAACTTTGCCATCAGAGACAATAAGCATTCTTCATGCTTTCTAGAGTGAAATATCCCCTTGTCCTTTATATGCTGAAATTCTGTTGATGTTAGTCAACTGaagtataaatgtatatttattaagaGTATAATGCTATAATTATTAGTGATTATGAAATACATGCAGAAATATTAGTAATAAAAACGTAAGTGAAGGCAACCATCATAAGTCAGCCTCTGAAAATATGTAGAAAGCATCTTTTCCAAGCAGTACTCAAAAACTTTGCTAGGTGGGATTATATAAATGAAACTACTTTAGCCACCATGAATGAAATTTGCAAATCCAGGAaatcaaaagtttttaaaatcttaagtcagagaaaaaagaaaaggaataatgtGGTAGCCACACCACCAGCAGCAGccccttatataaaataatattttgttcttCCATTAACTTTGGTGCAAAGTGATCATGTATTTAGTATTAAAAATGTGCAATACAGTGAGTGAAGAAGCAATCTCCTGGCTGAGAAATTCCTGTTCTTGTACAATAATGtcagacttcattaaaatttggTCATAAAATCAGcaacattataaaaattaaataaacaaaaaacacataaaactttAGATTTATTCCTGTATCCTAGAAGTTCCTTCTATGATGGTAAAATATGGTTTTAGCCTTGGCTGAAGATTGATTTTATTAGTTGAGGGTGCTTGGTCAAAATGCAATGTacctctaaaatataaataaaatgaaggagTAGATGAAACCTGAAGGAGGAGTTAGAACTGTCTTTCTGTACTTCTGcttttccatctctaaaaataaaccaCCATAATAAAGTTATAAAGTTCAAATGAATTAAAAGCACATAAAATGGCATAgcacacagcaggtactcaatGAAAGTCAGCTATTATTATGTCTAATGTATCTTACTGAATGTGGGAATCTGcctgtttttcaaaatgtataatcATATCAGGAAAAAAATCTGATACACTAGACTATTAACTGTTGTTAGTTATGGAGACCTTTCATTTCTTGTTGCAAACTTCTGCAGTGTTTGTGCTTGAATCTTCTATTTTCTAGttttaagaaatgataaaatgtaCTCAATTAACAGtaggcttattattattattttttcaatcattAGATGCTAAAAGTACAAACTAATGTCATGTAGATATCCTtgaaatttaacattaaaaaggGATCCTTGTATTTGAAATATTAGAGAACACTGCTTTTTATCACGGTAACAGTTTCAACCTTATACACAGCATCTTCAACATAATACCAAGACCTCAGTCTACAATTCCAAGATTATAAGATTATGTTTCCTTGATGTAGCCAAGGATTCAGAAGGAGACAACACTGAATACCAGTATGAGATACATACTGTTAGGAACTCCTGAAGAAGGCAGAGAAGATTCAAGACAGATTACAAATTATACATactaggtcaggcatggtggctcatacctgtaatcctagcactttgggaggccgaggcaggagaatcacttgagcccaggagtttgagaccatcctgggcaacatggtgaaacctcgtctctacaaaaatacaagaaattaaccaggcatagtggcctacatctgtagtcccagctactcagcaagctgaggtaggagaatcatttgaacccaggaggtcaaggcttgcagtgagtcgtgatgatgccactgcatcCCTTTCTGGGTGACaaagaataagaccctgtctcaaaaacaaacccaaatctTAAGTACTGGATTCAGGgactattcttttttattatgattttaccAAACTCTTAAGTAATATGAGACACTGAATTCATCCCCAAGAAGGGAACTGCatatttaaacaaatttgttttaaaaagcagtgccgttaaaatggaaatttatttagaaattcataaatttaattttgattctACCTGAAGTAGGTTCCCATGAATCAGAAGAAGATCTTTTTCTTGAGAGATGTTCATTTTCCTATGAGCACAATGAGATAAAATTAATTAAGTGTTGGGAATAGCAAAGAATGTGAAGGCATTCTTCCTAACATTTAAATACAGATTTCTAGACTGAATAGGGCAAGCACCCATATTTGGAGGCAAAGCCTAAtgtctataataaaataaagatcttcaggtttttatcataaaaattaagGGCATTTGtatcataaaaatggaaaaatatcataaaaatgaagTCAAGTTTTCATAATGCTGATTTATGTCAATAATTCAAGAATAATATTATATTAGAACAGTgtatttttgagataaggtctcgctctgtcaccccggctggagtcacccaggctggagtgcaagctcactgcaaccttaatctcctgggctcaagtgagcctcccaccttagcctcctaagtagctaggacaacaggcacatgccaccatgactggttatttatttgtttatttttagtagagccaaggtctcgctatgttgctccggctggtctcaaactcctgagctcaagcaatccttccacctaggcctcctaaagcgcaggaagcagaaggatcacttgaggctagcagttcaaggccagcctgggcagtatagggagaccctgtctctacaaaaaaatacaaaaattagttaaatatggtggcatgtacccgtagtctcagctacttgggaagctgaggtgagagcatcatttgagcccaggagtttgagactgcaatgagacatgatcatgccacagcactccagcatgagtgacagagcaagactgtttacaaataaacaaataagactatacttgccttaaaaaaaagaatgcttactTTTCTGACTAAAAAAGATCTTTGTTCCTGGTCTGAAAAAACTATAGATAAGAAACACTGCTTTACTGAGTTCGATGAAGGGCAACTGGAGGAAACCTAATGAAACCAGCTTCTACACAAACTGTGCATAAATATTTCCTTCAGGAAAGACATCAACGTGATGTAACAActcttaaatacttttaaatttagtaTTCTAAATATGATATAGCAGTAGCAATGCTAATTCAATAATTCTTACACATACCACATTTGACAGATTGTTCTTTCCAGGTACGACATCATTCTGTTTACTTTGTTCCTGCCttggtttatattttctttctatactaGAAGATTTTAAGGAAAGATTGCTTGCTTCTGAGAAAGAATTTTCGGAGTTGATTCTCTGCTCCATTTGCTCCTTTCTCAACCTCTTTAGTTCTCGTTCTCTGCAGTAAGAAGCTAGTGACAACTGGAATTTAGCTCCCAGCGGGCTTTCTCCCGGGTGGTGCCTGGACAGGCTGCCCCTGCTGCTAAGACTTCTGGAGCTGTTCTTGAAGATGTCAGCTTCTGCTACTGTGGTCTGCTTTTTGGAGTCTGCATTGGTTTTGCCTCGATCTCTATCATTCTTCTCACTATTTTCATGAATGAATAGTGACTTCCTTCTTTCTGGGGATCGATGTTTTTTCTTTAGTGACTTCATCTCCTTTGGCAGGCGATATGAAGAAGGAACATAGATATTTGTTCCTTTGGCTAAATATTTGGAGGCTAGTGACATACAAGGCCGACGTGACTCATGTATACCATGATCTTCATGATGCTCTTTAACACCTTTCATGAAAGCTTCAATAGGGCTTTTTTCTGGTGGCACCCTTTTGGGTTTAGATTTTTTTGGTGAGGATAGTTTCCTTTCAAACTGTTCTGTCCCAGTGATAGACAATCTACTTCCTCCAAATTTGATGTTTGATTTTTGTGGTGAATCCAACATGTGTCTCTCTAAATAGCCAATTAAAACACATACAAATTGCATGTTactaaaagtgaaatatttaacatttctctaaattattaatgtttaaaatataaactatactAATGTTACCACAAAAATTTTCAAACCAACAACTTGGATAATGATACACACTTTATTGGGGGGTataggagaaattaagacatgaTTTATTTGTTAAAAGCCTTAGTTTCATAAAGCTCTCTTTTGGTACATCATATAACCTCCCTATGGCTCTATAAATTACTGTATTAGATAATTAAAATAGTATGTATCATGAACATTAAATTTTTGActagaataaattttaaacataagaaaacatAGCAGCAAAAAGACTCTCCTCATGATATTTAGAACTTCAGTTTatccttgttaaaaaaaatactgcatcttcattttatttccaattttgaaCACAACGTTTACTAAAACAGTTTAGGTTTTAAAGTTgaatctgtctctgtctctctcctcacCCCCAAATTAGCCCACAAAAAAATGCTTCAACAGTGTACATACCTTGTTCTGAAGCTGGTTTGAAGAAATCTATAATTGACTGCTTcctgaaaataaaagcataatatgGCATCATATAAGCAAATATTAAAACCTCCATAATTCAGATTAAATGGAGAAAgttagatttataaaataaaggctGGATTTCACTGGTTTAACTAATAAAGTTCTGACAATGGTAACAATGCTTTGCTAAactgttcatttaaaaaacagaaaatataacgTATCACTTCCTATAGGAGttcatgtataaaaatacaaCCGAGGTTTATGTTATTTATAGTACTTAAATAGGTAAGACTGGTGTGTAGACCCAAGGAATCAGTACAGAATGCTTCTTAAGACTGAAATGCTCACAGCTACATGGTAAAATGCAACATCTTGGGGATAAGCACATGAACCTACTTGTTCTCTGCAGACATTGATACAAAATAACTACTTAGTATCTAAGCACAGGggtgttttaaaattcagaataaaaagctaaaaaaaaaaaaaaccctcaatagaTGTATGCCAAATGAATAATGGGGATTATAAAAATGGAGTAAAACCTGAACAGACTCTCATAACAAGAGTAGAACAGTAGATGGTAGAACGGCGATATGGGTGATTTGGCTGATCTAGGGAATCAGTTGAAGAGGAGTTTGCTggacaaaggaagaaaagtaacAAACTTATGTTACCCTCTTTATACATTAAGATGCAATCCAAGTAACAGCAGAAATTAGAATGAATTGTCACGACTAAATAGTttcaaattcttaattttttatcaaAGAATCCTTAAGATAGTTACAAAAATAACACATTGCTTGGGAAAAAcacaaggagaaaaggaagaaagttaacaagaataacaaaaacgaaattaatttttaaggatTTCTGTACCCTAAAGACTGGATTTTTCACTGTCTGGTTTAACTAATCAAGTTCTGACATTGGCAATAATGCTAAAGTGAAATAGGAATCCATGATCAGAATTCACATTCTGATTTGTTCACTGTATTTAGAGGTGTCAGCGGCAAAAAATGGGATGTTATGATATGCGAGAGCAAAAAATTAACTTTCTGGTAAATTTTGCTAAAATGCATCATTTTACTGAAAGAGAATAAGCTATAGACTATTGATTTTCCTAAACATTCATCCACTATGAGATTGGAATGCTCAGTGAAAACTCCAACAATTCAAGCTTCTTGAAGGTTACGCTTATTGTACACTTTACTGGTCACATTAGAAGAGTAATGCACATCTTTACTGGTTTACCAAGTCCATCATACTTGTTTGAGATGTTGGTATAAAAGCTAAGTGCTTATGAGATGAATATGAATGACAGGCTATGGAAGAACATACTCATTTGCTTACATAAATTATACTAGGCAAATTAATTCCACCAGAGTAAATGCTGGAGGTTCTGCAAAGAGAAGGATGACGCCTTGTTATTGATTGAGGAGAGATGGGAAGGGACCCAGAAGCAGCGAATTTGTTGCAAACAGCATCATTCTAAATGCATTTTACTAAATGTAACACTGTATCTCTTCCTTGAAATATTGGACCTCAGACTCCTCTTTGATTAAtacagcagaaagagaaaaaatggttttgggTAAAACATACAAGAAACCTGTAAAATAACCATGAATGTAACTTTCAAGAGGTAAGTTCCCTGAGTTCATATGCACACAAATGTCCACTGCTTATTTAATAACtggttaaaaaaaacacacacaattatAACAGTTTCACAAACCCTTATCTGAACCTTCTGAGGCCAAATGTGTTTTAGAATTCTGAATTTATCAGATTTTAGGAAGGGGATAACTTGGATGTATTATGGAAAGTCCCCAGTGGGGTCTGGTGCTGCAA
Encoded proteins:
- the SLF2 gene encoding SMC5-SMC6 complex localization factor protein 2 isoform X1 → MTRRCMPARPGFPSSPAPGSSPPRCHLRPGSTAHAAAGKRTESPGDRKQSIIDFFKPASEQERHMLDSPQKSNIKFGGSRLSITGTEQFERKLSSPKKSKPKRVPPEKSPIEAFMKGVKEHHEDHGIHESRRPCMSLASKYLAKGTNIYVPSSYRLPKEMKSLKKKHRSPERRKSLFIHENSEKNDRDRGKTNADSKKQTTVAEADIFKNSSRSLSSRGSLSRHHPGESPLGAKFQLSLASYCRERELKRLRKEQMEQRINSENSFSEASNLSLKSSSIERKYKPRQEQSKQNDVVPGKNNLSNVENEHLSRKRSSSDSWEPTSAGSKQNKFPEKRKRNSVDSDLKSTRESMIPKAKESFLEKRPDGPHQKEKFIKHIALKTPGDVLRLEDISKEPNDETDRSSAGLAPSNSSHHSTRNSDQIRVAGAKETKMQKPHLPLPQEKSAIKKASNPQKNKTTSSMTKEKETKLPLLSHVPSAGSSLVPLNAKNCTLPVSKRDKEHSSSKECSGHSTESTKHKEHKVKTNKADSNVSSGKISGGPLRSEYGTPTKSPPAALEVVPCVPSPAAPSDKAPSERESSGNSNAGSSALKRKLRGDFDSDEESLGYNLDSDEEEETLKSLEEIMALNFNQTPATTGKPPALSKGLRSQSSDYTEHVHPGTYTNTLERLVKEMEDTQRLDELQKQLQEDIRQGRGIKSPIRIGEEDSTDDEDGLLEEHREFLKKFSVTIDAIPDHHPGEEIFNFLNSGKIFNQYTLDLRDSGFIGQSAVEKLILKSGKTDQIFLTTQGFLTSAYHYVQCPVPVLKWLFRMMSVHTDCIVSVQILSTLMEITIRNDTFSDSPVWPWIPSLSDIAAVFFNMGIDFRSLFPLENLQPDFNEDYLVSETQTTSRGKESEDSSYKPIFSTLPETNILNVVKFLGLCTSIHPEGYQDRELMLLILMLFKMSLEKQLKQIPLVDFQSLLINLMKNIRDWNTKVPELCLGINELSSHPHNLLWLVQLVPNWTSRGRQLRQCLSLVIISKLLDEKHEDVPNASNLQVSVLHRYLVQMKPSDLLKKMVLKKKAEQPDGTIDDSLHLELEKQAYYLTYILLHLVGEVSCSHSFSSGQRKHFVLLCGALEKHVKCDIREDARLFYRTKVKDLVARIHGKWQEIIQNCRPTQVSFCYTISFILNSFAEWHSSYCLK